In Corvus moneduloides isolate bCorMon1 chromosome 3, bCorMon1.pri, whole genome shotgun sequence, one DNA window encodes the following:
- the FAM89A gene encoding protein FAM89A yields MSGPGLLGPGGGAGLPPLPKSLSGLLNSSSSGGGSGQGGRWRDLERLYAQKSRIQDELSGGGRGSPRPPKPPNLDAALALLRKEMVGLRQLDMSLLCQLYSLYESIQEYKGACQADSNADCSYALENGFFDEEEEYF; encoded by the exons ATGAGCGGGCCGGGGCTGCtggggcccggcggcggcgcggggtTGCCGCCGCTGCCCAAGAGCCTGAGCGGGTTGCTGAACTCCTCATCCtcgggcggcggcagcggccaGGGCGGGCGCTGGCGGGACCTGGAGCGGCTCTACGCGCAGAAGTCCCGCATCCAAGACGAGCtgagcggcggcggccggggctcGCCGCGCCCGCCCAAGCCTCCCAACCTGGACGCGGCGCTGGCCCTGCTCCGCAAGGAGATG GTTGGCCTTCGGCAGCTGGATATGTCATTGCTGTGTCAGCTCTACTCCCTGTACGAATCCATTCAAGAATACAAAGGTGCCTGCCAAGCTGACTCTAACGCAGACTGCTCGTACGCCCTGGAGAACGGATTTTTTGATGAAGAGGAGGAATACTTCTAG